ATGACAAAGACATAGGCAAAGCAGAGGCGAATGGGCTCGACCTTGAGCAGGGTCAAGTCATAGGCATTCAAAAACGGAACCGTCCAGTGGGCGCCCAGCGGCAAGGTCGTTAATTGCCAGAATGTGACCACCGGAACAGCCAAAATGAAGGCCTTTCTCGCGGTTCCCCGGAAAAAGGGGATCAAAAGAGCAGCACCAAGGAACAAGAGGGCTGGAGGAAACAGGCTAGCCATGGATGATCACCTTGTCGTCAACTTGTTCTTGAACGTCGTATTTGGAGACTTTGAGATCAACGAGGGTTTCGCCGGGATGAATGAAGTCGTTGCGGTCCACAAAGCGGCGCATGATTGTCCCGGCCTGGGGAGAGCCAATGATCAGCCGTGCGTCACCGATTTCGACCTCAACCATATCCTGTCCGGCGTCGACCTGATCTCCCTCGCTTACAAACCAGCGGCGGATCGTGCCCTGGTCCTGATCTTGAGCAAAGGCCCGCTTGGGAAGCGGGACAGTGGTGGCTTCCTGCCACAGCCAATGTTTGCCGATGGCCTTGGAAACGACAACGATAAGCGTACAGCCAAGAAAACCGTAAAAGGCTTCAAAGGCTGGCATGACATGCCAGAAGTATTCGGCGTGGTGTTTTGGCGGAAAGAAAAGGTCCAGAACACAGAATATGCCGATAGCCACAAGCGTGATGGTGTAAGTCCGTTTGCTCATGTTCGCTTACCCTCCCTGGGTGATCTGCGTAACAGCGGTCTGGGCCAGTTCCATGAGACTCAACGGGAAATCCGGAACAATACCCAGGACGATAGAGTACAGGGCTGTCAAACACAGTGGAACAACAAGCAGAGCAGGGGCCTCTGCGAGTTTGATCCGCTGTCCGGGAACCCATTCGCTCGGTTTTCGGAAAAAAGCGCGGTAGACGATGGGGAAAAAGTAGGCCGCATTGAGAAGGGAACTGAGCAAAAGGACAATGAGGAAAAGGATCTGGTCGGCTTCCAGGGCGCCCAGGCACAGGTACCACTTACTGATAAAACCGGCTATCGGAGGCAGGCCGGCCATGCCGAGCGAGCCGACGGCAAAGGCGCCCATGGTAAACGGCATCTTGTATCCGATTCCGTCCAATTCGCTCACATTTTTCTTATGATGACGGACAAATATCGCTCCGGCGCAAAAGAAGAGCGTGATTTTCATAAAGGCGTGGTTGGCAATATGCAGCGAACCGCCCAGAAGAGCGCTCGGAGCGAGCATGGCCGCGCCAAGCGCGATATAGGACAACTGGCTGATGGTGGAAAAAGCCAGTCGCCGTTTCAGATTGTCTTGGCTCAGGGCAATCACCGAGGCGGCCAGGAGCGTGAATCCGGCTACATACATGATGCCGGTGTTCAAATTGTTGGCGGCGAGAAAGTCTACTCCAAAAATACCGGTTATGACGCGAAAAACGGAAAAGGCGCCGACTTTGACCACTGCCACGGCGTGGAGCAGGGCGGATACTGGAGTCGGGGCGACCATGGCCGCAGGGAGCCAGGAATGCAAGGGCATCAAGGCGACCTTGGCAAATCCGAAGACAAGCATAAGTACCAAAGCCACCAGCAAACCGGGGGAGGTCTGGGCACCGCTGAGGATCCCCTGGGCGGTAAAATCCAAAGTGCCGGTTATGTTGTAGACGATGATCATGGCCGGTAGGGCCAGACCGATGGAAGCGCCGGCAAGATATCCGAGGTATTTCCGGCCGGAAACCCGGGATTCCTGGTCTTGGTGGTGCGTGACCAGCGGGTAGGTCGAAAACGAAAGCACCTCGTAAAAAAGGTATAAAGTAAAGAGGTTTGCGGAAAAGGCCACTCCCATTGTCGAGGACAGGGCGATGGCGAAAAAGGTAAAAAATCGGGTCTGGCTGTGTTCGTTTTCGGCCCGCATATACCCCATGGTGTACATGGCGGTAATGATCCAGAGACAGGAGGCCACGACCGCAAACAACAGCCCCAGGGCGTCGACGTGGAATGCCAAGGGCACGCCGGGAAAAATTTCCACCAGGGACAGGACCAGACGTTTCCCATCCAAAACGGCCGGGATCATGGAGACCACAATGCCGCATTTGAGAAAGGCGGCTACAAATGTCCACGTTTCCCGGACATTGGGACGTTTGCCCGAGGCGACGATAAGCGGAGTAGCCGCCAACGAGACCAGGACAGCCAACAGCGGTTTGAGAGAGACAAGAGTTTCCATCAGCGATTAATCCAGGTTCGCGGTATTAAGGAATTGTAGTGGGGTTTCCCCCCAGTGCTCGCAGGGCCATTCGCACCGTCTCCCGCTCATGGTAAAGCTGGGAGATCTTTCGGAGCGACTCGTCTCAAGTGATGCCTTTGGGAATTGCAGGATCAATGATTGTCTCCACCAGCGTGCCGGTGTACAGGCCGGCAACAATCAGGCTCAGGGCCATAAGCAACAGCGGCAGGACCATGCTCAATGGCGCTTCGGTCATTTTCGGTGCCGTGTGTCCGCCGTGCCCGTGGCTGGGAGCCGGTTCAAAAAAGCCCACCTCAAAGATCCGGAAAAAGAGGACAATATTAACAAGACTCGACAGAATCAGAGCGGCTATGAACAGTGGCTGCCCGGCCGCCAAGGCACCTTTGATAAGATACCATTTGCTGAAAAAGCCGCAGGTTGGCGGAACGCCAATCATGGACATGGCTGTGATGGCCAAGGCGCCCATGGTCCATGGCATTTTGGCGAAAAGATTTTGCAGATTCGAAAGGCGCAGTTCTCCAAGCATGTGTTTAAGATTGGCCACCACAAGAAAGGCACAGAAGGTCATCAGGGCATCATTGAAGATGTGCAGGATGGCTCCGGTGAAGCCGGCCCGGGTCCCGAGCCAGGCGCCCCCAACCATATACCCGATTTCGGCCAGAATGATGTAGGTCAGCATGCGCTTGAAGTCTGTGGCGGTGATGGCCAGGACCGCGCCGCCAACAATGGCCGCTATGGAGAACCAGACAACGATATCACTTATCTGAATGGCTTCGAAGATATACTCCGGAGTGAAGACGGTGAACATGAAGCGGATCATGACGTAGACCATGACTTTGGTCGTGAGCGGCGCAATGAGACTTGAAGCCGCTGAGGAGGCATAGGTGTACGAGTTGGACAGCCAGCCGTGCAGGGGGAAAAAGGCCATCTTCAGAAAAATGCCAAGCAGGCAGATGGTGAAGGCCATGGACACGGCGGAGGATTCAAAAAGAGGGGGCAATAGGGTGGCAATATCGACCATGTTCAGGGAACCGGTTACGATATACAGATAGCCGACCCCCAAAAGGTAGAAAGACGACCCCACGGTCCCGATCAGCAGATAGTTCAAGCTGGCCAGGATCGCCCGTGGGTGGCCCATGGCCAGCAGGGCGTAACTACTCAGAGAGGCGATTTCAAGCAAAACGAACAAGTTAAAAGCGTCGCCAGTGGCGACGATGCCCAACAGTCCGGTGCTGGTCAGCAGATACAGGGCATAGAAAGCCCCGGTGTTCTCCCCCTGTTCGTTTTCAATATTGAGGCGAGAAGCGACCAGATTCACCAGGGCGATACCGGCGATAAGAGGGAGAATGAGGCCGTTGAGGGTGTCGATATGAAAGGAAATCCCCACTGGCGGGGTCCAGCCGGCCATTTTGTAGACGATATCGCCGTGTTGCATGACACGGACGAGTACGCCAAGGGAGGCCGCAAAGGAGGCCGCAAGACCGAAAATGGCAAGGGGAAAGCACCATTTTTGCCGCACCCAGCTGGCAGCAAAGACCACGAAAGCCACGAACAATGGCGTTATGACAACAAGCGCTGGTAATTGTTCATTCATTGTTCTTCTCTCAACTGGGTCAGAATTTCATCCTCTTCTAGCGACTTGTAGCGTTGATACAGACGAATACTCAACGCCAATGCCACACCGAGTGTTGCCACTGAAACAACAATGGCGGTGAGCATCAAAACTTGTGGCAACGGATTGACATAATTGACTGCATGAATGGCTTCATGCCCTCCGTGACCTCCATGATGCATCAAAATTGGAATCGTTGCGTCTTTTTTGGCACTAATAGAGATGTAAAACAGGATAATGCCGGTTTGAAAAATGTTCAGCCCTATAATTTTCTTGATCAGATTATTCTTGGCGATAATTGCCCAAAGCCCAAGCATCATGAGGGCAATATAAATCCAATAGTTATATTTGCCCAAAAGAGTGGATAAAATGGCATCCATATTAGAGCCCCTCGTCCCAACGGCCTTCAGAGGCCACATTGTTGTAGATAAGTATCATGGAAGCCATGACCGTGATACCAACGCCGATTTCAACAAAAAGAATGCCCCATGAACGGGCCGCGACTTCGTTGACCGGCATGATGGCCGACAAACTTGAGTAGTCAAGGAAATTGGCACCAAGGCCAAGACAGATAAGGCCGACACCGCTGTAAAGCATGACCCCGAGGGCATTGAAGATGGAGAGGAATTTTTCCCCGACGCGGGAAATGACAAACCGCAGGTCATGGGAAAGCGCCAGGAGGAGAAACGACGCCCCCAGTATGACACCGCCCTGGAAGCCTCCCCCAGGGCTGTGGTGCCCATGGAAAATAACATAGAGGCCAAAAAGCTGGAGAAAAGGAGTTAACAACCGCGAGACGATGCGCACGATGGGCGTCTGTGGGGTCCATTTGGAGTCGATACGCTCAAAATGGACAGACCCTTCAGGAATCTTTTTGTCCCCGGTCAGATGCAGGACCACTCCGGTCAAGTTGTGCCGATAAAATCTGTCCCGAGGAGAGGCTTTGCGAAAGCGCAGCAGGAAAAAGCAGGCCAGGGCGGCAGAGAAGACCACCACCGTCTCGAACATGGTGTCGTATCCTCTGTAGTCAGCCAACACGGCGGAAACGATGTTGGGGACGGACGTCTCTTCCAATGTCTGTTCGATATAGTGGGGAGAGAGATATTCCGCCGCCGGGGAATGGGGATCACCGAAGGACGGAAAATCGCCAGTGGCATAAATCAGCAGGAGGCCGCTGATGCAGATGCTGAGCAGAGCTAGCTTTCTCAATCTTTTGTCCTCCTTGTCGTGCGGTAAATGGCAGCCAGGAAAAAGACGGTACTCGCTCCGGCTCCAACCGCGGCTTCGGTGAAGGCTACGTCCACCGCGCCCATGACGGCCCAGAGCAGACACATCATAAAACTATAGGCGCTGTACAAAATGGCCGCGCTCAAGAGGTCCTTGATGCGCAGGGAAAAGAACCCGCAAATAAGTACCAGGGTCAAGACCAGCAGGTCGATTTGCCAAATCATTCGAGGTCCTCCGGGTGTTCGTCCGCGTGCGGCTTTTGCCACGGGATAAGACCGGCTCGGTGTCCAGAATCGACGATAGCGTGTGTCGCCGTGGGCAGAGCAAGGAAGGCGAAGACGACGATGAGGATGATTTTCAGCGTCACGAGGATACTGCCGAGGCTCGGATGCTCCAAAAGATACAAGCCAATGCCAGCCACGATAAGCATGCTGGCCAGGGTATCCATTTTCCCTGAAGCGTGGAGGCGGCAATAGAAATCGGGCAACCGGATGATGCCGATGGTGCCGCCGGTGAAAAACAGCAAGCCGATGCCGATGAGAATGATGATAACAAGATCCATACGTCCACCTTTAGCGAAATATATCCCGGAAGCGGGAGATCATGCCTGCAGTCAGGGTTACCACCACCGCTTGGCTTCGGCTGCGGTGGCCCCCCGGCGTTTGTGGAAAAAGCGGGAAACGCCTAAGACAGCAATAAAGTTGAGCATTGCGTAGGCCAGGGCGATATCGACAAACATGTCCATACGTTCATAGAGCAGGCCAATGAAGAGAAGCAGGACAGTGGTTTTGCTGCCGATGGCGTTCACCCCTACCAGGCGGTCCAAAGCCACTGGCCCGAAAACCGCCCGATACAGCGAAAGGATCATGAGCAACACCAAAATCACGGCGCTGATGAGAAATACAGTCTGCATGTCATTCCTCGAGGGGTTCGGACTCACCGAAGGTTTGGGCGACTTTGTCGCGCATGTCACCGGGCAGGGCCGAGGCGGATTTGCGGTCAATGCCGTGGACGGTGAACACGCCGACGGGAGAGACATTCATGGTGATTGTCCCGGGGGTCAGCGTGATCGAGTTGGCCAGGGTAACCACGGACATATCTGACTGGAGATTGCCCTGAAATTTGATGATTTGCGGATCGATCAGGTCCATCATCCGGGGATGAAAGACCAGATAGAGCATGTGCAAATTGGCCATGAAAATTTCTTTAAATAAATAGGGCAGATAAAGCACAAACCGGAGCCATTGGCCTGGGATTCGACTGAGGTCGGCGGAGATGAACAACAAGTCACTGGAGAAGTAGGCCACCAGGAGGCTGGACAAGAGTCCGTACGTCAGATGGAGCCAGTCAAATCGTCCGGACAAAATGATCCAGATGACGAATAAAATGGCGCTCGTAAAAAGAAACGGGGCTCGCCCACGAGGGCGCCCGGTGAAGGTTCCTTTTGTACGGTCGGCCACCGGGACGACCCCTGGTTTGCGTTGTTCGGGAACAATAGCCATGCCACAATCCTCATAGTTGGTTGGACAAGCAGTCGTGAAGTGCGTGAATGTACTCAGCTAATTCGCAAATGCAGGACGTTTACCTGAGACGGGTGAAAATTTCCAGCCTTTTTTGGAAAAAGGTGTTGTTTTATCGGTCAATCAATACCTCCGCCCCCTACGAGCGTCCGCCATTTTGCGGTTTCCAGCCGGACCCCAGCGTGTCCGTTCGGCCAAGACAAAAAGGCCGCCAGAGAGGCGGCCTTTGGGAGAGTCAACTGGGCTGGACACGAGCAGGGCCCCGGGATGAGTTCATCCCGCGGGCGTATGCCGGCTGAGATCATAAAATCCATGGACGGTGAAAGGGAGCGAATAATGAGGGATCTTTTCAAAAAGGATGAGTCCCATCTCACCCGTCGCCTCGACCGAGGACAGCGGCGTGATGCCGGCCGGCAGAGGAAATTCGAGGGTGTGCCCCTCGAGCCGGGAGATACGGTCTTCGTAGTGGTCCTGGAAATAGCTCACGAGTTGGTCGCGCTCTTTTTCGGTGAAGGCCTCCAAGACAAAGGTGCGCGTGTTGTGAACGGCTCGTTTGTCATCGGCCTCAGCGGGAGGGGTGACAAGTCTGTCCCAATTGTAGGCTTGCACTTCCTGGGGAGACCATTTGGCACGGAAAAGGTGGACTTCAACATCACGGCACCCTTTGAAAAGGGAAATGGTCGCTCGCAGGACATGGGCCCGGTCAACGGGAAGATATTCGGGAGTGGTCTGAACGTTGATCTCCATGACGTCGCCTTTTGATACGATGGGGTGGTTACAGGGGCTGTTGCCAATGCCCCGGGTAGATTGGGCTCGAGCAAAGAGAACCGGTTCTCACTGGAGCCTTGGAACAGGCAATGGGCTTTGGGGTGGCATATACACCCGGACTCCTCCCGGACTGTTCGGGGCAATGGCACGGGCAAAGAACCAGCCGGATGGCCCGGGGACGACTGTTCCCGGAATCATTTTGTATTTGCCTGAGGTAGCAAATGGGGTTATCCGGCGCAACCGCCCTGCTCGACAATATGTTTGACTTCAGCCACATCCTTGTCGCCACGGCCTGAAAGATTGACCAGGATAAGCGCCTCAGGAGACTGGCTGGGGGCCAGTTCAATGGCGCGTGCTAAGGCATGGGAGGATTCCAGGGCCGGGATGATGCCCTCGGTTTTGGAGAGCATGAAAAACGCGTCCAAAGCTTGCTTGTCGCTAGCCATGACATAGGAGACGCGGCCGGCGTCCTTGAGGAAGCTGTGCTCGGGGCCGACGCTGGGGTAATCCAGCCCGGCGGAGATGGAATAGACCGGCGCCGGTTCCCCGGCATCGTCCTGGAGCATATAGGAGTGGAAACCGTGCATGGTTCCGGGCTGGCCCAGGGTCAATGTCGCGGCGTGTTCCCCGCATTCGAGGCCCCGACCGGAAGGCTCGACTCCCTCGAGGACCACCTCGCTGTCGTTGAGAAACGCGGAAAATATGCCGATGGCGTTTGAGCCTCCCCCGACACAGGCGATAACGTGGTCGGGAAGCCGTTTGGCCTCTTCCTGGATCTGTGCCCTGGCCTCACTGCCGATGATTTCCTGGAAGTGGCGAACCATGCTGGGGTAAGGGTGGGGACCGACTGCCGAGCCGAGAAGGTAGAAGGTGTTGTCCGCATCGAGGACCCAGGCGTTGATGGCTTCGTCCACCGCCTCTTTGAGCGTGCGCTGTCCAGAAGTGGCTGGGACCACGGTGGCGCCCATCATCTGCATGCGAAAGACGTTGAGTTCCTGGCGGCGGATATCTTCTTCGCCCATGTAAATGGTGCATTCCATATCCATCAGCGCCGCCGTAGCCGCAGTGGCCACACCGTGTTGCCCGGCACCGGTTTCAGCAATGATCTTTTTCTTGCCCATGCGGCGGGCCAAAAGGATCTGCCCAATAGTATTGTTGACCTTGTGGGCACCGAGGTGGTTCAGATCCTCCCGTTTGAGATAGATCTGGGCTCCGCCAAGACGGCGGGAAAGGTTCGCGCAGTGGTATATTGGAGAAGGGCGTCCGACATAGGTGTTGAGATAGTACGAATAGTCCCGAAGGAATTCCGGATCCTGCTTGGCGCTTTGGAAGGCCTGGTCTAGCTCGCTGAGCACCGAGCGCAGTTGTTCGGGGACAAATTGGCCTCCGTAGGGGCCGAAGAAGCCGTCAGCGGAGAGGGTGGCGGTCATGGGAGTCCTCCTTTGGGGCAGCAGGAGTGTCCGCGGCCCTCCAAAAAAAGAAAACCGCGAACAGCGTCAAACTGCCGCGGGTGATTTTGGGATCTGTATTTCTGCACACGGGTCCGCGGCTCTGTCTAACAGAGCCACCACCAATCCAACCAGGAACGATGCGTGTGTGCTATAACCATAAAAGGAGTATGCCCACTATCGGCAGGGTTGTCAATATCCTCCCGGCCTGATTGCTGTTTGGTTAAAGATTTCCTACTATGTCGCCAAGGAGAAACGACGTTTATATGAAAGAGAATTTTCAACTCGTGACCGATATGGTGCCTAAGGGGGACCAGCCCAAAGCTATTGAAAAGTTGTGCGCCAATCTGGAGGCCGGCGTCAGCGATCAGGTCCTGTTGGGCGTCACCGGTTCGGGCAAGACATTTACCGTCGCCAATGTCGTGGCCCGTTTGAACCGCCCGACGCTGGTCATGGCTCCCAACAAAACGCTTGCCGCCCAATTGTACAGTGAATTCAAAGAACTTTTTCCTAACAACGCTGTTGAGTACTTCGTCAGCTATTACGATTATTACCAGCCTGAAGCCTATCTGCCCCATTCCGATACCTACATTGAAAAGGACTCCTCAATTAATGAAGATATCGACAAGCTGCGCCATGCCGCCACCCATGCCTTGTTGACCAGACGGGATGTTCTCATTGTCGCTTCGGTATCCTGTATATATGGGCTCGGCTCACCGGAATATTACGAAAAAATGGTCGTGCCTGTTCATGTGGGGCAAAATCTGGCCATGGACCAACTCATGTCTCGGCTTGTTGAAATCCAATATGAACGAAACGACTATGATTTTCATCGGGGCACATTTCGGGTACGGGGCGATGTCCTGGAGTTGATCCCCGCCTATCGGCATGAGCGTGCCCTCAGAATCGAGTTTTTCGGCGACGAAATCGACGCTCTGTATGAGACGGACCCCTTGACAGGGGAAGTTTTGGGCCCTCAGGAAAAGGCCCTTATTTTTCCCGGCAGCCACTATGTTTCGGACCAGGAGAATCTCAAGCGGGCCATTGACGATATCCGCGATGAACTCCGTGCCCGGCTCACCTGGTATCGCGAGGAGAATCGACTGGTCGAGGCTCAGCGTCTGGAGCAGCGCACTCAGCTTGATCTGGAGATGATCGAGGAATTGGGATATTGCAACGGCATTGAAAATTACTCGCGCCATCTTGACGGCCGCGCACCCGAGTCGCCGCCTTCGTGTCTGCTGGATTATTTCCCCTCCGATTTTTTGCTCTTTCTGGACGAATCGCATGTGTCAGTGCCCCAGATCGGTGGCATGTTCAACGGGGACCGGTCCCGCAAACAAACCCTGGTTGATTTCGGATTCCGTCTGCCCTCGGCTTTGGACAACCGACCACTCTCGTTTGACGAGTTTCTGAAGCGGCTCAATCAGACGGTGTATGTTTCCGCCACGCCCGGCAATTGGGAGCGCGACCGCGCCAGTGGCGAGATTATTGAACAGGTTATTCGCCCCACTGGCCTGTTGGATCCCCAGGTT
The sequence above is drawn from the Desulfohalobium retbaense DSM 5692 genome and encodes:
- the trpB gene encoding tryptophan synthase subunit beta; translation: MTATLSADGFFGPYGGQFVPEQLRSVLSELDQAFQSAKQDPEFLRDYSYYLNTYVGRPSPIYHCANLSRRLGGAQIYLKREDLNHLGAHKVNNTIGQILLARRMGKKKIIAETGAGQHGVATAATAALMDMECTIYMGEEDIRRQELNVFRMQMMGATVVPATSGQRTLKEAVDEAINAWVLDADNTFYLLGSAVGPHPYPSMVRHFQEIIGSEARAQIQEEAKRLPDHVIACVGGGSNAIGIFSAFLNDSEVVLEGVEPSGRGLECGEHAATLTLGQPGTMHGFHSYMLQDDAGEPAPVYSISAGLDYPSVGPEHSFLKDAGRVSYVMASDKQALDAFFMLSKTEGIIPALESSHALARAIELAPSQSPEALILVNLSGRGDKDVAEVKHIVEQGGCAG
- a CDS encoding monovalent cation/H+ antiporter complex subunit F, whose protein sequence is MQTVFLISAVILVLLMILSLYRAVFGPVALDRLVGVNAIGSKTTVLLLFIGLLYERMDMFVDIALAYAMLNFIAVLGVSRFFHKRRGATAAEAKRWW
- a CDS encoding complex I subunit 5 family protein, whose protein sequence is MNEQLPALVVITPLFVAFVVFAASWVRQKWCFPLAIFGLAASFAASLGVLVRVMQHGDIVYKMAGWTPPVGISFHIDTLNGLILPLIAGIALVNLVASRLNIENEQGENTGAFYALYLLTSTGLLGIVATGDAFNLFVLLEIASLSSYALLAMGHPRAILASLNYLLIGTVGSSFYLLGVGYLYIVTGSLNMVDIATLLPPLFESSAVSMAFTICLLGIFLKMAFFPLHGWLSNSYTYASSAASSLIAPLTTKVMVYVMIRFMFTVFTPEYIFEAIQISDIVVWFSIAAIVGGAVLAITATDFKRMLTYIILAEIGYMVGGAWLGTRAGFTGAILHIFNDALMTFCAFLVVANLKHMLGELRLSNLQNLFAKMPWTMGALAITAMSMIGVPPTCGFFSKWYLIKGALAAGQPLFIAALILSSLVNIVLFFRIFEVGFFEPAPSHGHGGHTAPKMTEAPLSMVLPLLLMALSLIVAGLYTGTLVETIIDPAIPKGIT
- a CDS encoding cation:proton antiporter subunit C, whose protein sequence is MDAILSTLLGKYNYWIYIALMMLGLWAIIAKNNLIKKIIGLNIFQTGIILFYISISAKKDATIPILMHHGGHGGHEAIHAVNYVNPLPQVLMLTAIVVSVATLGVALALSIRLYQRYKSLEEDEILTQLREEQ
- a CDS encoding monovalent cation/H+ antiporter subunit D family protein, translating into METLVSLKPLLAVLVSLAATPLIVASGKRPNVRETWTFVAAFLKCGIVVSMIPAVLDGKRLVLSLVEIFPGVPLAFHVDALGLLFAVVASCLWIITAMYTMGYMRAENEHSQTRFFTFFAIALSSTMGVAFSANLFTLYLFYEVLSFSTYPLVTHHQDQESRVSGRKYLGYLAGASIGLALPAMIIVYNITGTLDFTAQGILSGAQTSPGLLVALVLMLVFGFAKVALMPLHSWLPAAMVAPTPVSALLHAVAVVKVGAFSVFRVITGIFGVDFLAANNLNTGIMYVAGFTLLAASVIALSQDNLKRRLAFSTISQLSYIALGAAMLAPSALLGGSLHIANHAFMKITLFFCAGAIFVRHHKKNVSELDGIGYKMPFTMGAFAVGSLGMAGLPPIAGFISKWYLCLGALEADQILFLIVLLLSSLLNAAYFFPIVYRAFFRKPSEWVPGQRIKLAEAPALLVVPLCLTALYSIVLGIVPDFPLSLMELAQTAVTQITQGG
- a CDS encoding Na(+)/H(+) antiporter subunit B, which translates into the protein MIWQIDLLVLTLVLICGFFSLRIKDLLSAAILYSAYSFMMCLLWAVMGAVDVAFTEAAVGAGASTVFFLAAIYRTTRRTKD
- a CDS encoding Na+/H+ antiporter subunit E, producing MAIVPEQRKPGVVPVADRTKGTFTGRPRGRAPFLFTSAILFVIWIILSGRFDWLHLTYGLLSSLLVAYFSSDLLFISADLSRIPGQWLRFVLYLPYLFKEIFMANLHMLYLVFHPRMMDLIDPQIIKFQGNLQSDMSVVTLANSITLTPGTITMNVSPVGVFTVHGIDRKSASALPGDMRDKVAQTFGESEPLEE
- a CDS encoding Na(+)/H(+) antiporter subunit B; this translates as MRKLALLSICISGLLLIYATGDFPSFGDPHSPAAEYLSPHYIEQTLEETSVPNIVSAVLADYRGYDTMFETVVVFSAALACFFLLRFRKASPRDRFYRHNLTGVVLHLTGDKKIPEGSVHFERIDSKWTPQTPIVRIVSRLLTPFLQLFGLYVIFHGHHSPGGGFQGGVILGASFLLLALSHDLRFVISRVGEKFLSIFNALGVMLYSGVGLICLGLGANFLDYSSLSAIMPVNEVAARSWGILFVEIGVGITVMASMILIYNNVASEGRWDEGL
- the mnhG gene encoding monovalent cation/H(+) antiporter subunit G, giving the protein MDLVIIILIGIGLLFFTGGTIGIIRLPDFYCRLHASGKMDTLASMLIVAGIGLYLLEHPSLGSILVTLKIILIVVFAFLALPTATHAIVDSGHRAGLIPWQKPHADEHPEDLE
- the uvrB gene encoding excinuclease ABC subunit UvrB; this encodes MKENFQLVTDMVPKGDQPKAIEKLCANLEAGVSDQVLLGVTGSGKTFTVANVVARLNRPTLVMAPNKTLAAQLYSEFKELFPNNAVEYFVSYYDYYQPEAYLPHSDTYIEKDSSINEDIDKLRHAATHALLTRRDVLIVASVSCIYGLGSPEYYEKMVVPVHVGQNLAMDQLMSRLVEIQYERNDYDFHRGTFRVRGDVLELIPAYRHERALRIEFFGDEIDALYETDPLTGEVLGPQEKALIFPGSHYVSDQENLKRAIDDIRDELRARLTWYREENRLVEAQRLEQRTQLDLEMIEELGYCNGIENYSRHLDGRAPESPPSCLLDYFPSDFLLFLDESHVSVPQIGGMFNGDRSRKQTLVDFGFRLPSALDNRPLSFDEFLKRLNQTVYVSATPGNWERDRASGEIIEQVIRPTGLLDPQVEVRPTGGQMDDLLAECRQRMDKDERVLITTLTKRLAEDLTEFLHSRGVPSRYMHSDIDTLERVEIIQSLRRGDFHALVGINLLREGLDLPEVSLVAVLDADKEGFLRSARSLIQTFGRAARNRNGCVLLYADKKTPAMREAMDESHRRRSLQEAFNLEHGITPESIRKRSGHALAHAGKEQSEMAKAAETTSSYGSDPQKLEKAIARLEREMRQAAKDLAFERAASLRDEAQRLRQTLVEMG
- a CDS encoding lipoyl domain-containing protein, which translates into the protein MSKRTYTITLVAIGIFCVLDLFFPPKHHAEYFWHVMPAFEAFYGFLGCTLIVVVSKAIGKHWLWQEATTVPLPKRAFAQDQDQGTIRRWFVSEGDQVDAGQDMVEVEIGDARLIIGSPQAGTIMRRFVDRNDFIHPGETLVDLKVSKYDVQEQVDDKVIIHG